TCGGGAAATCCCCATTCGGGTATCGCGCCCGGGGATATTCGGGTGGACGCCGTGCTGCTGACTCACGGTCACTCCGATCATCTGGGGGATGCGGTGGAGATTGCCAAGAACAACGACTGCCCGATATTCGCGGTGTATGAGCTTGCCGAATACTGCCGGATTAAAGGCGCTAAAGTCAAGCACCTGAATATAGGCGGCGCGCATACGTATTCGGGATTCACCGTAAAATATACCCCTGCTTTCCACTCCTCCTCCATACAGGAGGGTGACTACTGGATTTATCTTGGCCAGCCTGCGGGAATTCTGCTGAACCTTGAAGGCAAGACGCTGTTCCATGCCGGGGATACCGCGCTGTTCGGAGATATGAGGCTGATCGGAGAGCGC
This region of Paenibacillus sp. URB8-2 genomic DNA includes:
- a CDS encoding metal-dependent hydrolase translates to MKVTYYGHSALLVEAADAKIIIDPFLSGNPHSGIAPGDIRVDAVLLTHGHSDHLGDAVEIAKNNDCPIFAVYELAEYCRIKGAKVKHLNIGGAHTYSGFTVKYTPAFHSSSIQEGDYWIYLGQPAGILLNLEGKTLFHAGDTALFGDMRLIGERNAIDIAALPIGDMLTMGPDDALLAARWLRAAKVIPVHYNTFPAIEQDGTQFCDRLKQEGIDGYPLKAGESLEV